A single genomic interval of Pyrobaculum arsenaticum DSM 13514 harbors:
- a CDS encoding ATP-binding protein: MRPQVRRAVEQFRREYESLLTEEELEQCVREIEKTETAIAGYVCAARILMNRPPPQPRQAREAPRREAPSLHIPLPSLPAPISRLPRLPALRSWPVAAGLGMTAAALLGAVHPALALLSLPALYIARAALGAVHTPIWREGDHAVALMGREKVKARLYRVAAVFRDVHGMGPYEFANAVRAFVPLVKGVYYDGRDVYVLLEDGAEEARTALRRLGIVVEDQPSPPPPELGPKQTALRYAPLAALPLAASLLAPAALPFLVFAVVFYLLMLARDVGTPAAGRGIENNDALFAILRKEEIWSIARVSQLTISKALLVWAPNKAFLSRITKRALRQEHLAMLLLSRVRMMRAEEVAAVRQRVVHQREEAFSVAGLVEGKPSAFSVGRPNVVDALTFDLAEFTPYSFMLLPFQCGSGTYKLGWDDRGREVCIDPYQLESPHAVVIGKTGSGKTTWSLAQALQALRAGRFVVAIDPHGHWARYATAVVDARRYIPRIKFSVEGGGEEFSDVDLLLDVLRAAGVAVADVHYTVLLNALERAGGSADLPSLVTALSRIRDPLNALAVDMIAGRIKALARAEPIDLPTSGLVVVTTYGAESPHAVMRLITWLFSYAVWAKQTCPRPPCKPRLEIYIDEAHLLLRHLEALALAWRGLRKYGVRLVALSQDVAEFGGPLSTIIANSDTKAVLAIDPTQLQNISRAVGVDPSVLERVATEALPEERYAVVRFGGRAPVFIRLIRPEDLIS; the protein is encoded by the coding sequence ATGAGGCCGCAGGTTAGGCGGGCTGTTGAACAGTTCAGACGGGAGTACGAATCTCTACTCACCGAGGAGGAGCTCGAACAGTGCGTTAGGGAAATTGAGAAGACTGAGACGGCGATAGCGGGGTACGTATGCGCCGCCAGAATTCTTATGAACAGACCACCGCCGCAACCGAGGCAGGCGCGGGAAGCTCCCAGGCGGGAAGCCCCCAGCCTCCACATCCCCCTCCCCAGCCTCCCAGCCCCCATCTCCCGCCTCCCCCGGCTCCCAGCCCTCCGGAGCTGGCCCGTGGCGGCCGGCCTCGGCATGACCGCCGCCGCCCTCCTCGGCGCGGTCCACCCAGCCCTAGCCCTCCTCTCCCTACCCGCGTTGTACATCGCCCGAGCCGCGTTAGGCGCTGTACATACGCCCATCTGGCGGGAGGGGGACCACGCTGTTGCCCTCATGGGCAGGGAGAAGGTCAAGGCGAGGCTCTACCGGGTGGCCGCGGTGTTTAGAGACGTACACGGAATGGGGCCGTATGAGTTCGCCAACGCCGTGCGCGCCTTTGTTCCCCTCGTTAAAGGCGTCTACTACGATGGGAGGGACGTCTACGTCTTGCTAGAAGACGGCGCCGAGGAGGCCCGGACGGCGTTGCGCCGCCTGGGCATTGTAGTGGAGGACCAGCCCTCGCCCCCTCCCCCGGAGCTCGGCCCGAAACAGACGGCGCTGAGATACGCCCCCCTAGCCGCATTACCCCTCGCGGCCTCCCTCCTCGCCCCAGCCGCACTGCCCTTCCTCGTATTCGCAGTAGTGTTCTACCTGCTAATGCTGGCTAGAGACGTGGGCACCCCCGCGGCGGGGAGAGGCATTGAGAATAACGACGCCCTATTTGCAATACTACGGAAGGAGGAGATTTGGTCGATAGCCCGCGTCTCCCAGCTCACGATTAGCAAGGCGTTGTTAGTCTGGGCGCCAAACAAAGCCTTTCTATCGCGAATCACCAAGCGGGCGTTGAGGCAGGAGCACCTGGCTATGTTGCTCCTCTCCCGCGTGAGAATGATGCGCGCCGAGGAGGTGGCCGCGGTGAGACAACGGGTTGTCCACCAGAGGGAGGAGGCCTTCTCTGTCGCCGGCTTGGTGGAGGGCAAACCGTCGGCGTTCTCAGTCGGCCGTCCCAACGTCGTAGACGCGCTCACCTTCGACCTCGCCGAGTTCACCCCGTACTCCTTCATGCTGTTGCCGTTTCAATGCGGCTCCGGTACGTATAAACTGGGCTGGGACGACAGAGGGCGGGAGGTCTGCATAGACCCCTACCAGCTGGAGTCCCCACACGCCGTCGTTATTGGCAAGACGGGGTCCGGCAAAACCACTTGGTCTCTGGCACAAGCTTTACAGGCGTTGCGGGCGGGAAGGTTTGTTGTTGCAATCGACCCCCACGGCCACTGGGCGAGGTACGCTACCGCCGTGGTAGACGCCAGGCGGTACATCCCGCGTATCAAATTCTCCGTCGAGGGCGGCGGGGAGGAGTTTTCAGATGTCGACCTCCTTCTGGACGTCCTCCGCGCGGCTGGGGTGGCGGTGGCAGACGTACACTACACAGTCTTACTAAATGCCCTCGAGCGGGCGGGGGGCTCTGCCGACTTGCCGAGCTTAGTTACAGCGTTATCGAGAATTAGAGACCCTCTCAACGCCCTCGCCGTGGATATGATCGCCGGGCGGATTAAAGCACTGGCCCGGGCCGAGCCGATAGACCTACCCACGTCGGGCCTCGTGGTGGTGACCACCTACGGCGCCGAGTCGCCACACGCCGTCATGCGCCTCATCACGTGGCTATTCTCCTACGCCGTCTGGGCCAAGCAGACGTGTCCCAGGCCGCCCTGCAAGCCCCGGCTGGAGATTTACATCGATGAGGCCCACCTCCTCCTCAGACACCTCGAGGCGCTGGCGCTTGCGTGGAGGGGGCTGAGGAAATACGGCGTTAGGCTGGTGGCGTTGTCGCAAGACGTCGCCGAGTTCGGAGGGCCTCTCTCCACAATTATCGCCAACTCGGACACTAAGGCGGTCCTGGCCATAGACCCGACGCAGTTGCAAAACATCTCCCGGGCCGTGGGGGTAGACCCCTCGGTGCTCGAACGTGTGGCCACCGAGGCCCTGCCCGAGGAGCGCTACGCCGTTGTGAGATTCGGCGGCAGGGCGCCGGTCTTCATACGGCTTATCCGCCCCGAGGACCTCATTTCCTGA